The Christiangramia flava JLT2011 genome has a segment encoding these proteins:
- a CDS encoding arylesterase produces the protein MISIMTSFRTFRFTFLFAFLVFCNSCKNETQKATEPSSEKIQSWENSAAVKDSVKNILFYGNSLTAGYGLDSDEAFPALIQQKLDSLNLDYKVINAGLSGETTAGGLGRLDWILKQPVSIFILELGANDGLRGVPLDETRKNLQSIIDKVRQKDPETNIILAGMQLPPNIGREYTAEFKEIYPSLAEKNDLYLIPFLLEDVAGKPDLNQGDGIHPTAEGQKIVARNVWEILREVISE, from the coding sequence ATGATTTCAATTATGACCAGTTTCCGGACGTTTCGATTCACATTCCTTTTCGCTTTTCTAGTTTTTTGTAATTCCTGTAAAAATGAAACACAAAAAGCTACGGAACCATCTTCGGAAAAGATCCAGTCTTGGGAAAATTCAGCAGCAGTAAAGGATTCAGTAAAAAACATACTTTTCTACGGGAATAGCCTCACCGCCGGTTACGGATTGGATTCAGACGAAGCTTTCCCGGCTTTGATACAGCAGAAATTAGATTCTTTGAACCTCGATTATAAGGTCATCAACGCAGGTTTAAGTGGCGAAACCACAGCTGGCGGGCTCGGCCGCTTGGATTGGATATTAAAACAGCCGGTTTCCATTTTCATACTGGAACTTGGCGCTAACGATGGTCTGCGGGGGGTACCGCTGGACGAAACCCGAAAAAATCTCCAGTCGATCATTGACAAGGTTCGGCAAAAGGATCCTGAAACCAACATTATCCTTGCAGGGATGCAATTACCTCCAAATATTGGCAGAGAATATACTGCTGAATTTAAAGAGATTTATCCTTCCCTGGCAGAAAAAAATGACCTTTACCTCATTCCGTTTTTGTTAGAAGACGTAGCCGGAAAACCTGACCTAAACCAGGGTGATGGCATTCATCCCACCGCGGAAGGACAGAAAATTGTCGCCCGAAATGTGTGGGAAATTCTTCGTGAGGTCATTTCAGAATAA
- a CDS encoding ABC transporter ATP-binding protein, with translation MSNILNVQNLQKVYSGGNRELTILHDLTFEVKKGEVFSIVGPSGSGKTTLLGLCAGLDEASSGKVELCGEELTRLTEDERARLRNRKTGFVFQDFQLLPTLTAIENVAIPLELQAEKAAFERSKMLLEKVGLGDRIHHYPSQLSGGEQQRVALARAFVNEPEILFADEPTGNLDEETGEKIIQLLFELNKEHGTTLVIVTHDMELAKLSNRVLRLKGGRILESEIS, from the coding sequence ATGTCAAATATATTAAACGTTCAAAACCTACAGAAGGTTTATTCTGGAGGTAACAGGGAGTTAACAATTTTACACGATCTCACATTTGAGGTCAAAAAAGGCGAAGTTTTTAGTATTGTTGGACCTTCCGGAAGCGGAAAAACCACGCTGCTAGGCCTGTGTGCCGGGCTGGATGAGGCTAGCTCCGGAAAGGTAGAACTTTGCGGTGAAGAGTTAACCCGGTTAACAGAGGACGAGCGAGCCCGCCTTCGGAACAGGAAAACAGGATTTGTTTTCCAGGATTTCCAGCTTTTACCCACACTAACAGCTATTGAAAATGTAGCTATACCACTGGAACTGCAGGCAGAAAAAGCTGCTTTTGAAAGATCGAAGATGCTATTGGAAAAGGTGGGCCTCGGCGACCGCATCCACCACTACCCTTCTCAGCTTTCTGGCGGGGAGCAACAACGTGTGGCGCTGGCCCGGGCTTTTGTGAACGAACCCGAAATACTTTTTGCCGACGAACCTACTGGAAATCTGGACGAAGAAACCGGGGAAAAGATCATTCAACTGCTTTTTGAACTCAATAAAGAACACGGCACTACGCTGGTGATCGTTACGCACGATATGGAACTCGCCAAATTGTCTAATCGGGTACTTCGTCTCAAAGGCGGCCGAATCCTGGAAAGTGAAATTTCATAA